The DNA sequence GCTTTGAACATCCCGAGGTCAAGGTCGTGGTGATGCAATCGGCCAAGGACAAGGTGTTCTGCGCGGGCGCGAACATCCGGATGCTGGGCGGTGCGGCGCACAGCCACAAGGTCAATTTCTGCAAATTCACCAACGAGACCCGCAACACCTACGAGGCGGCGCTGGCCGATTCGGGCCAGAACTACATCTGCGCGGTCAAAGGGGCCTGTGCAGGGGGCGGTTACGAGCTGGCACTGGCGTGCAACCACATCATGCTGACCGACGACAGCACGTCCTCCGTTGCCCTGCCCGAAGTGCCTCTGCTGGCGGTGCTGCCCGGCACGGGCGGGCTGACCCGCGTGACCGACAAGCGCCTGGTGCGCCGCGATCTGGCGGATGTCTTCTGTTCCATCGAGGAGGGGGTGAAAGGCAAGCGCGCCAAGGATTGGCGGCTGGTCGACGAGGTCATTCCCAACTCCAGGTTCGACGAGACAGTCGCGGAGCGCGCCAGGGAGATGGCAGCGGCGTCCGACAAGGCAGATGTCGAGAAAGGCATCGAACTGACGCCGATCAGCCGCAGCTTCTCGGACGATGCGATCACCTACTCGACCGTCGAGGTGGCCCTGCACCCCGAAGGCCGCCGCGCGACCGTGACGATCAAGGGGCCCGAAGACGGCGCGCCCGCCGACATGGACGCATTCACCGCCAAAGGCGCCGCGGCCTGGCTTTTGCGCTGCGCCCGCGAGCTGGACGACGCGATCCTGCACCTGCGCAACAACGAAAAGGAACTCGGCCTGATCGAATTCCAGACCCAGGGCGACCCCGAGCAGGTCGTGGCCCACGAGGCACTGCTGCTGGACAACAGGGATCACTGGCTGGCCAACGAGGTGCTGCAATACTGGAAACGCGTGCTCAAGCGGATCGACATGACATCGCGCAGCCTTGTGGCAATCGTCGAGCACGGGTCATGCTTTGCCGGACCTCTCGCCGAACTGCTTTGGGCCGTGGACCGCAGCTATATGATGCTTGAGGAATTCGACGGCGACAATCGCCACACCGCCACGGTGACGATGACCGACGGCAACTTCGGCACCTATCCGATGGGCAATGACCTGACCCGGCTGGCCACCCGGTTTCTGGGCACGCCCGAACAGGTGGAGAAACTGAAATCCAGCATCGGCGCGGCGCTGGAGGCCGACGAGGCCGAAGAGCTGGGCCTTGTCACCTATGCCTACGACGATATCGACTGGGAAGACGAGGTGCGCCTGTTCATGGAGGAACGCGCCAGCTTTTCACCCGATGCGATGACCGGGATGGAGGCCAACCTGCGCTTTGCCGGGCCTGAAACCATGGAAACCCGCATCTTTGGCCGACTGACCGCCTGGCAGAACTGGATTTTCCAGCGCCCGAACGCGGTGGGCGCGGACGGCGCGCTGCAACGCTACGGCACCGGCCAGCGCGGCGAATACGACATGGAACGTGTGTGACGGGCCCGGATTTTTAGAAAATCCGGCCCAAAATTTTCGAAAATTTTGGCCCCCCTAGGAGGAAACCAATGCTCGACCTGATCAACGTAAGCTATGACACCCAGATCCCGAACAACGTGAACCTGAGCCAGGACAAGAAAGTCCTCAAGGCGCTGGAAAAATGGCACCCCGGCTATATCAACTGGTGGAACGATCTGATCCCGCAGAACTTCCAGGAATCGATGGTCTACCTGCGCACCGCCGTCAGCGTGGACCCCAAGGGCTGGGCCAAGTTCGACTACGTCAAGATGCCCGAATACCGCTGGGGCGTGCTGCTGGCCCCCGCGGTCGAGGATCGCAAGATCCCCATGGGCGAACATTACGGCGAACCCGCCTGGCAGGAAGTGCCGGGCGAATACCGCAACATGCTCAAGCGCCTGATCGTGATCCAGGGCGACACGGAGCCGGGTTCGGTCGAGCAGCAGCGTTTCCTCGGCCTGACAGCGCCGTCGCTTTATGACATGCGCAATCTCTTTCAGGTCAACGTGGAAGAAGGCCGCCACCTCTGGGCGATGGTCTATCTGCTGCAAAAGTATTTCGGTCGCGATGGCCGGGAAGAGGCGGACGACCTGCTGGTCCGCTCGTCCGGTTCTGACGAAGCGCCGCGGATGCTGGGGGCCTTCAACGAGGAAACGCCGGACTGGCTGTCGTTCTTCATGTTCACCTATTTCACCGACCGTGATGGCAAGATGCAGCTGGAATCGCTGGCTCAGTCCGGATTCGACCCGCTGTCGCGCACCTGCCGCTTCATGCTGACCGAGGAAGCGCACCACATGTTCGTGGGCGAAACCGGCGTGGGCCGTACCATCCAGGCGACGCTGGAGGCGATGGCGAAACATGGCATCACCGACCCCACTGACATCAACAAGATCCGCGATCTGGGCGTGATCGACCTGCCCACGATCCAAAAAAAGCTGAACCTGCATTATACCCTGTCGCTGGACCTTTTCGGGCAGGAGGTATCGACCAACGCCGCCAATGCCTTCAACTCCGGCATCAAGGGGCGGTACATGGAGCAGCGGATCGACGACGATCACAAGCTGACCGGCGACACCTATCCGGTGACGTCGATCAGGGACGGCAAGATCGTCACCGAGGACGCCCCGGCCCTGACCGCGATCAACATGCGCCTGCGCGACGACTATGTGCGCGATGCGGCAGGCGGCGTGGGCCGCTGGAACAAGCAGATCGCCAAGGCGGGCGTGGATTTCGAACTGAAACTGCCGCACGAAGGCTTCCATCGCCAGATCGGCGTGTTCAGCACCGTGGCGGTGGACCCCGATGGCAACATCATCTCGGCTGACGAATGGCACAAGCGGCGCGACGAATGGCTGCCGACCAAGGCCGACGGCGACTACATCCAGTCGCTGATGGTGCCCTGCTATGAGCCGGGTAAATACGCCTCATGGATCGCCGCGCCCAAGGTCGGGATCGACAACAAGCCGGGCGATTTCGAATACGTGAAGCTGCACATGGCCTGAAGGGCAGGGTGGGTTTCAACCCCACCTTACGGCAATCTTGAGAGGTGCGTGCCTGTCACGCGCCTTTCCTATAAAAGGGACATGCCGCCCAAGCAGCGGGCCGGAGGGGAAAGCGCATATGAACACACCCGTCAAGCAGCACCTGATCGACCCGGAAATCTGCATCCGCTGCTACACCTGCGAGATGACCTGCCCGATCGACGCGATCACCCATGACGACAACAACGTCGTCGTGGACCCGGACATCTGCAACTTCTGCATGGATTGCATCCCCGTCTGCCCCACCGGTTCCATCGACGAATGGCGGGTGGTGCAGACCCCCTACACGCTGGAACAGCAGTTCGAATTCGACGAACTGCCCGAACAGGAAGACATCGACCCCGCCCCCGCCAGCGATGACGAGGAAGCGGCCGATCCGATTGCCGCCCTGCTGGCAGAGGCGCACAAGGGCGCGGGTGGCAAGGCGAGGGCCCCGCTCAGCGCGGGCAAGCCCACGGTCAACATGTACACGCTGGGCAAGCCCGCAAAGATGAAGGTGCAGGGCAACAACCCGCTGACCAGGGACCCCAGCCATGACGTGCGCCACATCATACTGGACCCCGGCGCGCTGCCCTTTCCGGTGCTGGAGGGGCAATCGGTCGGCATCATTCCCCCCGGCACGGACGCAGAGGGCAAGCCGCATCTGCCCCGGCTCTATTCCATTTCCTCGCCCCGCGACGGAGAGCGGGCGGGCTATCACAATATCTCGCTCACGGTGAAGCGGGAGGACAAGGGCCTTGCCTCCAACTACCTGTGCGATCTGGAACAGGGCGCCGAGGTCGAGGTCACAGGCCCCTTTGGCGCCACCTTCCTGATGCCGTCCACGGCGGAATCGCATCTGCTGCTGATCTGCACCGGCACCGGCTCCGCCCCGATGCGGGCCTTTACCATGCAGCGCCAGCGCAGCGGTGCCACCGGGGGCATGACCATGTTCTTCGGCGCGCGCACGCCCGACAGCCTGCCTTACTTCGGGCCGCTCAAGAAGGTGCCGGAGAGCCTGCTGAAACAGCATCTGGTGTTCTCGCGCGCGCCGGACCGGGACAAGGAATATGTGCAGGACCGCATCCTGGCCGAGCAGGACAGGGTGGCAGAACTGCTTCAGGATGACCGCACGCATATTTACATCTGCGGTCTGCGCGGCATGGAGGAAGGGGTGGAACGCGCCATGACCTCCATCGCCGAAAGCCTCGGCCAGCAGTGGACCGCGCTGCGCGATGCCATGCGCGAGGACGGGCGGTATCACGTGGAGACCTATTGATGGCCGACCCCTTTATCCACCCGGTCAACGTCACCTGGGCCGACTGCGACCCGGCGCGCATCGCCTATACCGCGCGGCTGCCCTATTTCGCCCTGGATGCGATCAACGGCTGGTGGGAGGCCCATCTGGGCGGCGACGGCTGGTTCCAGATGGAGATCGACCGCAACGTCGGCACGCCCTTTGTCAGCCTCGCGATGGAGTTCCGCAGCCCTGTCACCCCGCGCCACACCTTGATGTGCGATACCTTTCCGACCCGGCTGGGAGAAAAATCCATCAGCTTTGCCGTGAACGGCTCGCAGGATGGCAAGCTGTGCTTCGAAGGGCGGTTCACCTGCGTTTTCACCATTGCGGACCAGTTCAAGAGCCAGCCGGTGCCACCGGATCTCCGGGCCATCATCGAACCGCATATTCGTGCGGAATAATGCACCTTATCGCCCTTGGTGAGTTGAATTTCGCGGCGCATTGCGAAATATTGCCTTAATTCAGAGGTCCGGATGCCATGCCCGATACGCTCCAATCAAACGACGCCGGCGCCGCGTTGATCGCGCGGGTGGCCGAACGGGTGGCTGCGGCGCGCAAGAAAAAGGGCGTGCCGCGCCGGGTTTTGTCGGAACGCTCCGGCGTGTCGCCGCGCTATCTTGCCCAGCTTGAATCAGGCGAGGGCAATATCTCGATCCTGTTGCTGTCGCGCGTGGCGGCGGCGCTGGATCTGAAGGTGGAGGCGCTGCTGGCGGATGAGATCCCCACGGACCACGATGCGCAACGCTTTGCCGCGCTCTACCGCAGCGCCCCGCCCGCGGTGCAGCACGAGGTCGGCGCTCTGCTTGCGCCGCGTGATCCGTCGCTGATGCGGGCAGGGCGCATCTGCCTGATCGGTCTGCGCGGCGCGGGGAAATCGACGCTGGGGCGGCTGGCAGGCGAGGCGCTGAAGATCCCTTTTGTCGAGTTGAACGAGGATATCAGGAACGCCGTCGACATGCCGTTGTCCGAGGTCATGGCGTTCTACGGCGAAGACGGCTATCGCCGGTTGGAGGCCGAGGCGCTGGACCGCATTTCCTCCATCCACGACCGGGTGATCCTGGCTGTCGCAGGGGGGCTGGTGGCGCAGCCCGCAACCTACGACCGGCTGCGGGAACGGTTTCACACCATCTGGATCCGCACCAGCCCCCCGGAACACATGCAGCGCGTGCGCGCCCAGGGCGACTTGCGCCCGATGCAGGGTAATCCCGTCGCGATGGCACAGCTGCGCGATCTGCTGGACTCGCGCAGCCCGCTTTACGGTCTGGCGGAGGCGCAGGTGAATACATCGAACCGCACGGTCAGTTCGTCGCTGAACGACCTGCTGAGCACCATCGCGAAACACAAGTTCCTCGACCCGGTGGCATGAACCTGAACACACTGATCTCAGCCTTGCAGGATGTGTTCTGGCGGCGGGGCGAGGATTTGCTGTTCCGTCACACCAACCCGTGGGAACTGGACACCGCACTGACCGATTGGGGCCTTGAGCTGGGTCCATGCGAGGCGCAGGACCTGCTGGGGCTGGACAAGGTGCTGGCGCGGGGGCCGGAACGCACCGTTCCGATCCTGCCGCGCATGGTGTCCGAGGGGCGCATGGGCAAGGGCGGCGGCGTGGGCTATTATCGGTATCCCGGCGGTGGCGGCGCGGTGATCGACCCGCTGATCGAGGATCTGATCCTTGAGGAAGCCCGGTTCGCCAAGATCACGCGGTCAGAGCTGAGCGATGCCGCGCTGGTCGAGGCAATGCGCGGCGCGCTTGTCGGGGAATGTCGCAAACTGATGTCGAGACCGGGCGTGACCCTGCCCGCGGTCGAGACGGCGCTGGTGCAGGGGCTGCGCCTGCCACTGCACAGGGCGGCGCAGGTTCTAGGTCGTGTTGACATTCATTTTCGCCCAGCCGTTTCAGTCCAAAATTGCTCAGTTCCAGGCAAGAGAGCGAAGGAATAGCCAGCTATTTCAAGCTCTCTTTGCGCGCCCCGCCTTGAAATTGAAGCGCCAATACCCTGCGCGCTACGCGCTCTCGGGACATTGGCGACGTGGTTCATTTTTAAAGTAAAGGCGGGACGCTGTAACGCGGAAATGGCAATTTTGGCGAAACCCCTTCGGGGCGCGGCGGATTTTGCCTCTGCCATCCCGGATGTTCGCTTCCAATGATCACATTGCTGCGCTCACATCAGGGCGCCAGCGGCAAAATCCGTCTCGCGCGGGTGGTCGACAATGAATGGCAACACGACCTAGCGGCCATTTGAACGGAAAAGGCCCCCGAGGTGTCTCGGGGGCCCTTTGCCAATGCGGTACCATGCCGGTCAGGACACGTCCTTGTAGCTGACCTCGCGCTTGTCGCTGCCGCCCTTCTCGCGGCGGACCAGCAGGCGGTTGAGCGCATGAATATAGGCGCGGGTCGAGGCGACCACCGTATCGGTATCCGCCGATTGACCGGTCACGATCCGCCCGTCCTCTTCCATCCGGACAGACACGGTGGCCTGTGCATCGGTGCCTTCGGTGACGGCATGCACCTGGTAAAGCTGCAGGCGCGCGTCATGCGGCACCAGCGCCTTGACGCAGTTGAAGGCCGCATCGACCGGACCATCGCCGGTCTGTTCGGTGGTCTGCTCGGCACCGTCCACATTCAGCGTCATCCGGGCCTGGTTCGGCCCCTCGGTGCCGCAGACCACATGCATGGAGACCAGCGCGATGCGGTCCTCCTCCGGGTCGGTTGCGATCCGCATGAGCGCGATCAGGTCTTCCTCGTAGATTTCCTTCTTGCGGTCGGCCAGTTCCTTGAAGCGCACGAACACGTCCTTGAGCTGGTTGTCGCCCAATTCGTACCCGAGGTCTTCGAGCTTGGCACGCAGCGCGGCGCGGCCCGAATGCTTGCCCATGACAAGGTTGGTGGCGGCCAGCCCGACGTCCTCGGGGCGCATGATCTCGAAGGTTTCAGCGTTCTTCAGCATGCCGTCCTGGTGGATGCCCGATTCATGGGCAAAGGCATTCTTGCCCACAATCGCCTTGTTGAACTGCACCGCAAAGCCCGACACCGTCGCGACCCGGCGCGAGATGTTCATGATCTTGGTCGAATCGATCCCGGTTTCGTAAGGCATGATGTCGTTGCGCACGCGCAGCGCCATCACAACCTCTTCGAGCGCCGTGTTGCCCGCACGTTCGCCAAGTCCGTTGATCGTGCATTCGATCTGTCGCGCACCGGCCTCGACCGCGGCAAGGCTGTTTGCCGTCGCCATGCCAAGGTCGTTGTGGCAGTGCGTGGCAAAGATGATCTCGTCGCCGCCGGGGACTTCCTCGATCAGTCTGCGGATCAGATCGGCGCTTTCGCGCGGCGCGGTATAGCCGACCGTGTCGGGGATGTTGATGGTGGTGGCACCGGCCTTGATGGCGATCTCGACCACCCGCCTGAGGTAGTCCCACTCGGTCCGCGTGGCATCCATCGGCGACCACTGCACATTGTCGCAGAGGTTCCGCGCATGGGTCACGGTCTCGTGGATGCGGTCGGCCATTTCATCCATGGTCAGGTTTGGGATGGCCCGGTGCAGCGGCGAGGTGCCGATGAAGGTGTGAATACGCGGTTGCTTCGCGTGTTTCACCGCCTCCCAGCAGCGGTCGATGTCGGGCAGCTGGGCACGGGCCAGCCCGCAGATCACGGCGTTCCGGGACTGGCGTGCGATTTCCGCGACAGCCTTGAAATCGCCTTCGGATGCGATGGGAAAACCGGCTTCGATGATGTCGACGCCCATGTCGTCAAGCAGGCTGGCGATTTCCAGCTTTTCGGCGTGGGTCATGGTGGCGCCCGGGCTTTGTTCGCCGTCGCGCAAGGTGGTGTCAAAGATCAAGACGCGGTCTTGGGGCTTGGTATTCATGTCGGGTTCTCTCTGTTCTGCTGTAAATCCGTGGCGCGTAACCAACCCTCTGAGCGGACGCGCCGGATGGCACGCTCAGAGGCGGATTAGCAGCAGCAGGTTGGCACGCAGCGGCGTCGCGCAGGGGCGCGGCAGGGTCGTGATATGGGCGGCGTGTGTCATGCGCCCATTTATAACCTGCGTTTCGCAAATGAAAAGGGTTCAATCGGCGGCGACGCGACCGGACGGCCGGGCCGCACACCGGCTTTGCGGATTTACGGTCCGGACCGGCGTTGATTGCGGGCGCGATACATCTAATTCCTCGAAAAGGAGGATGTCATGAGCCAACCGGAAAAGACGAAACTCGTGGGCGTGAACCACCTTGTGCTGGAAGTCGGCGATCTGGAGGAGGCGCTGGCGTTCTACCGGGCGGTCTTTGACTTTGATTTGCGCGGGCGCAGCGACACGATGGCCTTCATCGACATGGGCGACCAGTTTCTGGTGCTGTCGCAGGGCCGCGACCAGGCACCTGACGAGGGCCGGCATTTCGGTCTCGTGGTCGAAGATCGCAGCGGCGTGCCCGCGCGTGTCCGCGCCGCAGGGGGGACGATGCTGGATACCGGGTACATGGATTTCCACGATCCCTGGGGCAACCGTGTCCAGGTGGTCGACTACCGCGATCTGCAATTCACCAAGACCGACGCGGTGCTGCGCAAGATCGGTGTCAGCGGGAACAAGACCGACGACGCGCAACAGGAACTGCGCGACAAGGGCATGCTCTGATGGCGCGGCTGCTGGTGATCGGGGCTTCAGGCGGCATCGGGGCCGCCCTGGCCGCTGCGGCAGGCGGTCGCGGCGACGACGTGACCGAACTGTCGCGCTCGCGCGACGGGTTTGACATCACCGATGAAGCGTCGGTGGCCGAACATCTGGGCGCGCTTGAGGGGCCGTTCGATCAGGTGATCGTGGCCACCGGCGCGCTTGAGATCGACGGTGCCGAGCCGGAAAAGACGATCCGTTCGATTCGAAAAAAGGCGATGTTGGACCAGTTCGCGCTGAACGCCGTCGGTCCGGCCCTGGTCCTGGCCCATGCCCAGGATCTGCTGCCGCGCGACGGGCGCAGCGTGCTGGCGGTGCTGTCGGCACGGGTCGGCTCCATCGGCGACAACCGGATCGGCGGCTGGATCAGCTATCGCAGCGCCAAGGCGGCGGTGAACCAGATCGTCCATACGGCGTCGATTGAACTGGCTCGCACGCACAAGGACGCGGTGTGCGTGGCCCTGCACCCCGGCACCGTGGCGACACCCTTTACCGAAAAGTACCTTGGCCGGCATCCCGCCGTGCAACCGGAAGAGGCGGCGCAGAACCTGCTGTCGGTGATGGCAGGGCTGACGCCGGACGACAGCGGCGGGTTCTTCGACTACGCCGGAAAGCCGGTCGAATGGTAAAGCGGCTGGTTCTTGTCCTGGGCGATCAGCTGTCTGACCGGCTGAGCGCCCTGCGCGAGGCCGACAAGGCGCGCGATGTGGTGGTCATGGCCGAGGTCGCGGAAGAAACGGACTATGTCCGCCATCACCCCAAGAAGATCGCCCTGATCTTTGCCGCCATGCGCAAATTCGCGGCGGCGCTGGAAAAAGACGGCTGGGAGATGCGCTATACCCAGCTTGACGACACGCAGAACGCGGGCAGCATCTTCGGCGAACTGCTGCGCCGGGCAGAAGAGACCGGGGCGGAGGAAGTACTGACGACCGAGCCGGGCGAATGGCGGCTGATCGACAAGCTCAGGCATGCGCCGATCAAGACCCGGATCCTGCCGGACGACCGTTTCATCGCGACCCACGCCGAATTCGACGACTGGGCCAGGGGGCGAAAGGCGCTGCGGATGGAATATTTCTACCGCGACATGCGGCGCAAGACCGGCCTGCTGATGGATGGTGACGCCCCCGCGGGCGACAAGTGGAACTACGACCACGACAATCGCAAACCCGCCCCGGACGAGGTCGACTTTTCCGGCCCGATGCAGTTCACCCCCGACGAGACGGTGGAAGAGGTGCTGGACCTGGTGGAGACGCGTTTCGGCGACAGGTTCGGCGACCTGCGGCCGTTTCACTATGCCACCGATCAGGGGCAGGCGCGTCGGGCGTTGTCGCATTTCATCAGACACGCGCTGCCCCGGTTCGGGGATTACCAGGATGCCATGATGGAAGGGCAGGCGTGGCTCTATCATTCGATCCTGTCGCCCTACATCAACATCGGCCTGCTCGACCCGCTGGAGGTCTGCCGCGCGGCCGAGGACGCCTGGAAGGCGGGCGATGTGCCGATCAATGCCGCCGAAGGTTTCATCCGGCAGATCATCGGCTGGCGCGAGTATATTCGCGGCATCTATTTCCTCGAAGGGCCGGAATATGCGCAGCGCAACAGGCTGGGGCATGACCGGACGCTGCCGGATTTCTTCTGGAACGGGGAAACCCGGATGAACTGCGTGGCGCAGGCCGTATCGCAGACGCGCGAACATGCCTATGCGCATCACATCCAGCGGCTGATGGTCACGGGAAATTTCGCGCTGCTGGCGGGGCTGAACCCGCAGGACCTGCAGGAGTGGTACATGGCCAGCTACATCGACGCCTTTGAATGGGTCATGTCGGCCAACGTGATCGGGATGAGCCAGTTCGCCGACGGCGGTGTGGTGGGGTCCAAACCCTATGTGTCGTCCGGCAACTACATCGACCGCATGTCGGACTACTGCAAAGGCTGCTCCTACAGCGTCAAGGACAAGACCGGCGAGGATGCCTGCCCGTTCAACCTGCTCTATTGGCATTTCCTGGACCGGCACCGCGACCGGTTCGAGGGCAACGGGCGCATGGGCAACATGTACCGCACTTGGGACCGCATGGATGCCGACCGGCGCGAGACTGTGGTGCAGGACGCCGACGCCTGGCTGAAAAGGCTGGACGCGGGCGAACGCGTCTGACCCTGCCCTGTCAGAGCTGCCCGGCGGCCTGAAGCCGCTCCAGCCCGTAGCGCAGGTGTTCCGTGCGGAAGGAATGACCGCCCGGGAACAGGCAAAAGTCGAGCATATCGCCCGTGGGCGCTGACCGCACCTCGCAGTTCAGGTCTTCATAGCTGGTCGCAACGGCAGGGCCGAAATCTCCGAAATCCTCGTAAAGCGCGATCGCATCCGCCACCTCGCCCTGCTTGGTTTCATTGATGACCCGGCCGGTCAGCGGCACCGTCCTGTCCGCGTCGCCGTGGATGTGCACGATGGATGACACCGGTGGCACGCAGGTTTCGGGCGGTTCCAGCCAAAAGGTGCCAGACATGGGGATGAACCCGGCAAAGGCGCCCGGATGGCTGCAGGCGAGGTTCCATACCATCATGCCGCCCGCCGAAAACCCGGCGGCGACGATGCGGTCGGGGTCGATGGGAAACCGGTCTTTCGCGTCGGCCAGCACGGCGTCGAAATAGGCGAATTCAGCCGCGCCCGTGCTGTCGAAGGTCCCCGGCCCGTTCGGCAGATCCCACGACCCGTCAATGCCATTGGCGGCGATCAGGGCAAGACCTGCATCCGACAGCATGCGGCGCAAGCTGCCATTGCGCATCGCTCCGGCGGCGGAGCCACGGTAGCCATGCGACCAGACCAGCGCGCCGACCGGCGTTGCGCCGTCGTGGCCTTCGGGCATGGCAATACGGTAAGTACGGTCGCCCACGGTACAATCCGTGTCCGGCCCGCAGGCGAAGGCGGGCGTGGCGAGAATGAAGGCGATGAGGGAAATGAATCTGCGCATGGCACACCCTAAGCCCCGAACAACCCGGCATTCAATTCACAAGCCCGTGGCACCCTGCAAGATGGCCGCCCGGTGAAGGGCGACCCCGAAAGTCACTTTCAGTCGATCAGCTTGCCTGTGATCTCAACCAGTCGCTTGGCCTGAAAATCCACGGCCTTCTTGCCGAGGTCGTCGAATTCACCGGCTGTACCGGAGTACCCGTAGGGGTTCCCGTCCTGAAACTTGACCTCGTCGGCGTAGCCCGGCGCGACGATGATCGTGCCCCAGTGCATGGCCGACTTATAGAGGTTCTGGATCGTGCCCTCACGTCCGCCGTGAGCTGTCTGCGCAGAGGTTGTCGCGGTGATCGTCTTGTTCACCAGCTTGCCCTCCTGCCAGAGCGGACCGAGCGTGTCGATGAAGGCTGCCATCTGGCTGGGCAGGTTGCCATAGCGCGTGGGGAAGGAGAAGAAGTAGCCGTCAGCCCAGGTCATGTCATCGTGCGACACTTCGGGAATGTCCTGCATCTTTTCCACTTGGTTCTTCCAAGCTTCCTGCCCGTCGATGACCGATTGCGGTGCCGTTTCGGCGGCGCGACGCAGGCGTACTTCGGCCCCGGCGGCTTCGGCGGCTTCCTTGGCGGCCAGCGCGATCTGATGGTTGGTGCCATAGGTGGTATAGAAGATGACGGCGATCTTGGGGGTGCTCATGAGGTGCTCCTTGGATTGGACATATGATTGTAAAATGACACAGAGGACAGTTCGTTCCGCTCGGCAACGCACAAGGCCTGTGATAATTTGCAGAAGGGGCCGCGGGCCTTTTACTTCACGCCCCTGCGGCCCATATCTGCGGTCATGACCGCTGACATCCCCGATCTCGACCGTTTCGAGGGCATTGCACGCCGCACTGTCGAAGACTTTCCGCCACCGTTCCGGAGCGCGGCGCGCGACGTGCTGCTGCGCGTGACCGACTGGCCGACGGACGAGATGCTGGCGTCACTGGAGATACCGGAGCCTACCGGGCTGACCGGGCTCTACGAAGGCATACCGATGACGCATAAATCGGTGATGGACATGGCCCATGAACCCGACACCGTCTGGCTGTTCCGCGAGCCCATCCTGCACGAATGGCGGGCGCGGGGCGATGTCGAGATCGAGGACCTGATCGCGCATGTCACGATCCACGAGTTCGCGCATCACTTCGGCTGGTCCGACGACGAGATCGCCACCGTGGCACCTTGGCAGTATTGACGCCCTCCAAGGTCAGGAGGGGTCGCGCCAGCGGTTCACGATCGGGTAGCGCCGGTCGAGCCAGAACGCCCCCTTTGTCAGGCGCGGGCCGGGTGCGGACTGGAACCGCTTGTATTCGCTGATGTAGATCAGGTGTTCGACCTTTTTCGCCACATCTCGTTCAAACCCTGCCGCCACGCAATCGGCAACCGATCCGTCCTGATCCACCAGAATGTTCAGGATCGCGTCGAGTTCCGGATAATCGGGCAGGCTGTCGCTGTCCTTTTGATCCTCGCGCAGTTCCGCGCTGGGCGGCTTGGTGATGATAGTATCGGGGATCACGGCACCCGCAGGCCCCATCATCCAGTTGCGGTGGTTTTCGTTGCGCCAGCGGCAGGTTTCGAACACGCGGGTCTTGT is a window from the Sulfitobacter sp. THAF37 genome containing:
- the boxC gene encoding 2,3-epoxybenzoyl-CoA dihydrolase encodes the protein MTKIIDFQTDPTKYRHWKVQYEGPVARLFMDVDEKGGLFDGYELKLNSYDLGVDIELADVVQRMRFEHPEVKVVVMQSAKDKVFCAGANIRMLGGAAHSHKVNFCKFTNETRNTYEAALADSGQNYICAVKGACAGGGYELALACNHIMLTDDSTSSVALPEVPLLAVLPGTGGLTRVTDKRLVRRDLADVFCSIEEGVKGKRAKDWRLVDEVIPNSRFDETVAERAREMAAASDKADVEKGIELTPISRSFSDDAITYSTVEVALHPEGRRATVTIKGPEDGAPADMDAFTAKGAAAWLLRCARELDDAILHLRNNEKELGLIEFQTQGDPEQVVAHEALLLDNRDHWLANEVLQYWKRVLKRIDMTSRSLVAIVEHGSCFAGPLAELLWAVDRSYMMLEEFDGDNRHTATVTMTDGNFGTYPMGNDLTRLATRFLGTPEQVEKLKSSIGAALEADEAEELGLVTYAYDDIDWEDEVRLFMEERASFSPDAMTGMEANLRFAGPETMETRIFGRLTAWQNWIFQRPNAVGADGALQRYGTGQRGEYDMERV
- the boxB gene encoding benzoyl-CoA 2,3-epoxidase subunit BoxB gives rise to the protein MLDLINVSYDTQIPNNVNLSQDKKVLKALEKWHPGYINWWNDLIPQNFQESMVYLRTAVSVDPKGWAKFDYVKMPEYRWGVLLAPAVEDRKIPMGEHYGEPAWQEVPGEYRNMLKRLIVIQGDTEPGSVEQQRFLGLTAPSLYDMRNLFQVNVEEGRHLWAMVYLLQKYFGRDGREEADDLLVRSSGSDEAPRMLGAFNEETPDWLSFFMFTYFTDRDGKMQLESLAQSGFDPLSRTCRFMLTEEAHHMFVGETGVGRTIQATLEAMAKHGITDPTDINKIRDLGVIDLPTIQKKLNLHYTLSLDLFGQEVSTNAANAFNSGIKGRYMEQRIDDDHKLTGDTYPVTSIRDGKIVTEDAPALTAINMRLRDDYVRDAAGGVGRWNKQIAKAGVDFELKLPHEGFHRQIGVFSTVAVDPDGNIISADEWHKRRDEWLPTKADGDYIQSLMVPCYEPGKYASWIAAPKVGIDNKPGDFEYVKLHMA
- the boxA gene encoding benzoyl-CoA 2,3-epoxidase subunit BoxA, with protein sequence MNTPVKQHLIDPEICIRCYTCEMTCPIDAITHDDNNVVVDPDICNFCMDCIPVCPTGSIDEWRVVQTPYTLEQQFEFDELPEQEDIDPAPASDDEEAADPIAALLAEAHKGAGGKARAPLSAGKPTVNMYTLGKPAKMKVQGNNPLTRDPSHDVRHIILDPGALPFPVLEGQSVGIIPPGTDAEGKPHLPRLYSISSPRDGERAGYHNISLTVKREDKGLASNYLCDLEQGAEVEVTGPFGATFLMPSTAESHLLLICTGTGSAPMRAFTMQRQRSGATGGMTMFFGARTPDSLPYFGPLKKVPESLLKQHLVFSRAPDRDKEYVQDRILAEQDRVAELLQDDRTHIYICGLRGMEEGVERAMTSIAESLGQQWTALRDAMREDGRYHVETY
- a CDS encoding thioesterase family protein — translated: MADPFIHPVNVTWADCDPARIAYTARLPYFALDAINGWWEAHLGGDGWFQMEIDRNVGTPFVSLAMEFRSPVTPRHTLMCDTFPTRLGEKSISFAVNGSQDGKLCFEGRFTCVFTIADQFKSQPVPPDLRAIIEPHIRAE
- a CDS encoding helix-turn-helix transcriptional regulator — protein: MPDTLQSNDAGAALIARVAERVAAARKKKGVPRRVLSERSGVSPRYLAQLESGEGNISILLLSRVAAALDLKVEALLADEIPTDHDAQRFAALYRSAPPAVQHEVGALLAPRDPSLMRAGRICLIGLRGAGKSTLGRLAGEALKIPFVELNEDIRNAVDMPLSEVMAFYGEDGYRRLEAEALDRISSIHDRVILAVAGGLVAQPATYDRLRERFHTIWIRTSPPEHMQRVRAQGDLRPMQGNPVAMAQLRDLLDSRSPLYGLAEAQVNTSNRTVSSSLNDLLSTIAKHKFLDPVA
- a CDS encoding 3-hydroxyacyl-CoA dehydrogenase family protein, with amino-acid sequence MNLNTLISALQDVFWRRGEDLLFRHTNPWELDTALTDWGLELGPCEAQDLLGLDKVLARGPERTVPILPRMVSEGRMGKGGGVGYYRYPGGGGAVIDPLIEDLILEEARFAKITRSELSDAALVEAMRGALVGECRKLMSRPGVTLPAVETALVQGLRLPLHRAAQVLGRVDIHFRPAVSVQNCSVPGKRAKE